One window of the Flavobacteriaceae bacterium YJPT1-3 genome contains the following:
- the hemC gene encoding hydroxymethylbilane synthase: MNKRSIRIGTRESQLALWQARTVQQSLEEKGYSCELVPISSTGDQVLDQPLYTLGITGIFTKTLDVAMLNGQVDIAVHSMKDVPTTLPQGIVQAAVPPRATAEDILVLHPDQPEADFFNEPATIATGSLRRQAQWLHRYGHHEVVDLRGNVNTRLKKLKDSTWQGAIFAKAGLERIEVLPDHYINLDWMIPAPAQGAMMVVALAKDDYCLEACAHLNHSASEQCTAVEKQFLKTLEGGCTAPIGALATRVNGRIQIKGALLSLDGQTKIEVAKDAPAAEWHQLGASAAQEVLDRGGAEVMAALKKMQ; this comes from the coding sequence ATGAATAAGCGCAGCATCCGCATTGGGACTCGAGAGAGTCAGCTCGCGCTATGGCAAGCTCGTACCGTACAGCAAAGTCTGGAAGAAAAAGGCTACTCTTGCGAGCTAGTCCCCATTTCGTCCACCGGAGATCAAGTCTTAGATCAACCGCTCTACACGCTGGGAATTACCGGAATATTTACGAAAACTCTTGATGTAGCTATGCTCAATGGACAAGTAGATATTGCTGTACACAGCATGAAAGACGTGCCTACCACCTTACCTCAAGGAATCGTGCAAGCGGCTGTGCCCCCTCGCGCTACGGCAGAGGATATTCTGGTACTCCATCCCGATCAACCCGAGGCTGATTTCTTCAACGAGCCAGCCACCATCGCCACCGGAAGCCTGCGACGCCAGGCCCAGTGGCTGCACCGCTATGGACATCACGAAGTGGTCGACCTGAGAGGCAACGTAAACACTCGGCTGAAAAAATTGAAAGACAGCACCTGGCAAGGGGCTATTTTCGCGAAAGCGGGACTCGAACGTATTGAAGTATTGCCGGATCATTATATCAATCTGGATTGGATGATCCCTGCTCCGGCCCAAGGGGCCATGATGGTGGTGGCCTTAGCAAAGGACGACTATTGCCTGGAGGCTTGTGCACATCTTAATCACTCAGCCTCAGAACAGTGTACTGCCGTAGAAAAGCAATTTCTAAAAACGCTGGAAGGAGGCTGTACCGCTCCCATTGGTGCTCTGGCCACACGAGTCAATGGTCGCATACAGATCAAAGGAGCCTTGCTTAGTCTGGATGGACAAACCAAGATCGAGGTCGCTAAAGATGCTCCCGCAGCAGAATGGCATCAATTAGGTGCGAGCGCTGCTCAGGAGGTTTTGGATCGAGGAGGCGCTGAAGTCATGGCTGCTTTGAAAAAAATGCAGTAA
- a CDS encoding uroporphyrinogen-III synthase has product MRILSTKILKENQRELILNAGAQLVSYEAIKIVPIPFSIPDDMQQVILTSQHAVRLFHDAYQKKAMPQKADLPIAVFSVGPKTTAIIQSLGYPVKHQAESAGELARWILKHEPKGSFTFFCSRIRRDELPDLLAEHHINLNQVPVYDAVAQEPKVTGHFDAVLFFSPSAVHAFAKSLPAGMEANPTKNTLACCIGPTTAAAAQDYFDAIAIAHSTSVESTIAKAINTLKKQTI; this is encoded by the coding sequence ATGCGAATACTGAGCACAAAAATATTGAAAGAAAATCAGCGCGAACTGATCTTGAATGCCGGGGCGCAGCTGGTGAGCTATGAAGCCATCAAGATCGTCCCTATCCCTTTTTCTATTCCCGATGATATGCAGCAGGTGATCCTGACCAGTCAGCATGCCGTTCGGCTATTCCACGACGCTTATCAAAAAAAAGCGATGCCACAGAAAGCAGATCTTCCCATCGCGGTATTTAGCGTGGGACCTAAAACGACAGCAATCATTCAATCGTTAGGCTATCCTGTAAAGCATCAGGCAGAGTCAGCAGGCGAATTGGCTCGATGGATCCTCAAGCATGAACCCAAAGGGTCTTTTACCTTCTTTTGCAGCCGTATCCGAAGGGATGAACTTCCAGACCTTTTGGCTGAACACCACATCAATCTGAATCAAGTTCCGGTATACGACGCTGTAGCTCAAGAACCCAAAGTCACCGGCCATTTTGATGCCGTATTGTTTTTCAGTCCGAGTGCCGTGCACGCTTTCGCGAAAAGCCTACCGGCAGGCATGGAAGCGAACCCGACAAAAAATACCCTGGCTTGTTGCATCGGTCCGACCACAGCGGCAGCAGCGCAAGATTATTTTGACGCCATTGCGATCGCTCATTCGACCAGCGTCGAGAGCACCATCGCTAAAGCCATCAACACTTTGAAAAAACAAACGATCTGA
- the hemE gene encoding uroporphyrinogen decarboxylase has translation MIKNDLFLRALKGETVDRPPVWMMRQAGRYLPEFMELKNKYDFFTRCQTPELASEITVQPIRRYGMDAAILFSDILVIPQAMNIEVEMKAGVGPWLPDPIRQAKDLDRVIVPDIDETLGYVMEAITMTKEKLKDEVPLIGFAGSPWTILCYCVQGQGSKNFDKAKEFCFTQPEAAHQLLQKITDTTIAYLKKKVAAGVNAVQVFDSWGGMLSPTDYQEFSWKYIQQIIDALKEEAPVIAFGKGCWFALDTMAKSSAAALGVDWTCSPKNARYLTGGQITLQGNFDPTRLFSPPAEIKRMVHEMINAFGKDRYIVNLGHGILPNIPIENAGAFIEAVKEYKG, from the coding sequence ATGATTAAAAACGATTTATTTCTAAGAGCCCTTAAAGGAGAAACTGTAGATCGCCCCCCGGTATGGATGATGCGCCAGGCGGGACGCTACCTGCCTGAGTTTATGGAGCTCAAAAACAAATACGATTTTTTCACCCGCTGTCAGACTCCGGAATTGGCCAGTGAGATCACGGTCCAGCCCATTCGACGCTATGGAATGGATGCCGCGATTCTTTTTAGCGATATTCTGGTTATTCCTCAGGCCATGAATATTGAGGTCGAAATGAAAGCCGGTGTGGGGCCTTGGTTGCCTGATCCTATCCGCCAGGCAAAGGATCTCGACCGGGTAATCGTACCGGATATCGACGAAACCCTGGGCTATGTGATGGAGGCCATTACGATGACCAAAGAAAAACTTAAGGATGAAGTCCCCTTGATTGGATTTGCGGGCAGTCCGTGGACTATCCTGTGCTATTGCGTTCAGGGGCAAGGCTCCAAAAATTTCGACAAGGCTAAGGAATTCTGCTTTACCCAACCCGAGGCCGCTCATCAGCTACTGCAGAAGATCACAGATACCACTATTGCTTACTTAAAAAAGAAAGTAGCAGCAGGAGTCAACGCCGTACAAGTGTTTGACAGTTGGGGAGGCATGCTTTCTCCTACCGATTATCAGGAATTTTCCTGGAAGTATATCCAGCAAATCATTGATGCCCTTAAAGAGGAGGCGCCTGTGATCGCCTTTGGTAAGGGATGTTGGTTTGCGCTGGATACCATGGCTAAAAGCAGTGCAGCGGCTCTGGGTGTAGACTGGACCTGTAGCCCGAAAAACGCCCGCTATTTGACAGGCGGCCAGATCACCTTACAGGGTAATTTTGATCCCACCCGTCTATTTTCGCCTCCGGCAGAGATCAAGCGAATGGTGCATGAGATGATCAACGCTTTTGGGAAGGATCGCTATATCGTGAATCTGGGTCACGGAATCTTGCCCAATATTCCCATCGAAAACGCAGGGGCTTTTATTGAAGCCGTAAAAGAATACAAGGGCTAA
- the hemF gene encoding oxygen-dependent coproporphyrinogen oxidase: MKDQFVNYILSLQDTITDRLEAIDGLAVFQEDHWKRPEGGGGRTRVIEDGKVFEKGGVNTSQVHGELPQTMQDYFDVQDAQFFACGLSLVLHPYNPMAPTVHANWRYFEMYNSEGEVVDQWFGGGQDLTPYYLFEEDAQHFHAVCKAACDAHDPEFYPQYKERCDTYFYNSHRQEARGIGGLFFDYLKATPERSMRQWYDFVTQVGDSFLEAYVPIVERRKELAFAKAHQDWQQIRRGRYVEFNLVHDKGTLFGLRTNGRIESILMSLPPVVQWKYDHRPVAGSEEERLLNVLKNPKDWV, translated from the coding sequence ATTAAAGATCAATTTGTAAACTACATCCTCAGTCTTCAAGACACCATCACAGACCGTCTGGAAGCTATAGACGGTTTAGCCGTCTTTCAGGAAGATCATTGGAAACGCCCGGAAGGAGGTGGTGGCCGTACCCGGGTCATCGAAGACGGAAAGGTCTTTGAAAAAGGTGGCGTGAATACGTCACAGGTGCACGGCGAACTTCCGCAGACCATGCAGGACTATTTTGACGTTCAGGATGCTCAATTTTTTGCTTGTGGCCTGTCTCTCGTCTTACATCCTTACAACCCCATGGCACCTACGGTGCACGCCAACTGGCGCTACTTTGAGATGTATAATTCAGAAGGAGAGGTGGTTGATCAATGGTTTGGCGGCGGACAGGATTTGACTCCCTATTATCTTTTTGAAGAAGATGCTCAGCATTTTCATGCGGTATGCAAGGCCGCCTGCGATGCCCACGATCCGGAATTCTATCCGCAGTACAAAGAGCGCTGTGATACGTATTTTTACAACAGTCATCGCCAGGAAGCCAGGGGTATTGGAGGCTTATTTTTTGATTATTTAAAGGCCACACCGGAACGGAGTATGCGGCAATGGTATGATTTCGTTACTCAGGTGGGCGACAGCTTTCTGGAGGCTTATGTGCCTATTGTGGAGCGGCGCAAAGAGCTCGCTTTCGCGAAAGCGCACCAAGACTGGCAACAAATCAGAAGAGGGCGTTATGTAGAGTTTAACTTGGTGCATGATAAAGGGACTCTTTTTGGGCTGCGCACCAATGGTCGGATTGAAAGTATACTCATGAGCCTACCCCCGGTGGTGCAGTGGAAATACGACCACAGACCCGTTGCCGGAAGTGAAGAAGAGCGCTTATTAAACGTGTTGAAGAACCCTAAAGATTGGGTGTAG
- the hemB gene encoding porphobilinogen synthase has protein sequence MLRRNRRLRTTAAIRQLTQETQLSVNDFIVPLFVVEGQGIREEIPSMPNYFRYSLDGLKKEVHELWDLGLKSVLLFVKVPDELKDNAGTEALNPEGLMQRAIQEVKAACPEMLVMTDVALDPYSSYGHDGIVADGQIINDDTNAVLAEMALSHARAGADFVAPSDMMDGRIFEIRSLLEDEGYHDTGIMSYSAKYASAFYGPFRDALDSAPGFGDKKTYQMDPANRLEAIKETQMDIEEGADIVMVKPGLCYLDIVRDLREQIQVPIAVYQVSGEYAMLKAAASKGWLNHDAVMLEQLIAIKRAGASMVASYFAKDAARLLNS, from the coding sequence ATGCTGAGAAGAAATAGACGCCTGAGAACTACCGCTGCAATTCGTCAGCTCACTCAGGAAACACAACTTTCGGTCAACGACTTTATCGTGCCTCTTTTTGTTGTCGAAGGTCAAGGGATTCGAGAAGAAATTCCTTCCATGCCCAACTACTTTCGATATAGCCTGGACGGTCTCAAGAAAGAGGTTCACGAGCTCTGGGATTTAGGCCTTAAAAGTGTTTTGCTCTTTGTCAAGGTTCCTGACGAACTTAAAGACAATGCCGGTACTGAAGCCCTTAATCCAGAGGGTTTGATGCAACGTGCCATTCAGGAAGTAAAGGCAGCCTGCCCCGAAATGCTGGTCATGACTGATGTAGCCTTAGACCCCTACTCCAGTTATGGACATGATGGGATTGTTGCTGATGGACAGATCATAAACGATGACACCAATGCCGTTCTGGCGGAGATGGCTTTATCCCATGCCCGGGCCGGTGCTGATTTTGTGGCCCCCAGTGATATGATGGATGGCCGTATTTTTGAGATTCGCTCCTTATTGGAAGATGAAGGCTATCACGATACCGGTATCATGAGTTATAGTGCGAAGTATGCTTCCGCTTTCTACGGGCCGTTTCGCGATGCGCTGGATTCTGCTCCCGGTTTTGGCGATAAAAAAACCTATCAAATGGATCCTGCCAATCGACTGGAGGCCATCAAAGAGACCCAAATGGACATTGAGGAAGGCGCTGACATCGTCATGGTCAAACCTGGGCTTTGCTATTTGGATATCGTACGAGACCTGCGCGAGCAAATTCAGGTGCCAATTGCCGTTTACCAGGTCAGTGGAGAATACGCCATGCTTAAGGCCGCCGCTTCAAAGGGATGGCTGAATCACGACGCCGTGATGCTGGAGCAATTAATCGCCATCAAGCGAGCCGGTGCGAGTATGGTCGCTTCTTATTTTGCTAAAGACGCAGCCAGACTGCTCAACAGCTAA
- a CDS encoding hemolysin family protein, which translates to MTLLIVYALVSIFFSFLCSILEAALLSFTPSFIKIKRKEGKGYAQTLANFKKDIDKPLIAILTLNTIAHTVGAILVGVQAEKVWGSGNNAVGIVSAVMTLLILIVSEIIPKTIGATYWKSLGGFTATFLNIILFPLKYTGILWILMLTTRLIGKSAHVSTMSREEFMALTDAAEEDGVFEENETLVIKNLMVFKSVKAKDVMTPFPVVTLEDETTTLDAFHEQNKNLKFSRIPIYSGKSHNVTGFVLKDDILEEIVEEKGDRPLSDIRREILVIDAQKPIPELFETFVQKRGHIALVVDEFGNTIGVVTMEDIIETLLGLEIMDESDTVEDMQQQARKNWERRAKRMGIDLEEAEQSNDG; encoded by the coding sequence ATGACGCTATTAATCGTTTACGCACTCGTTTCCATCTTTTTTTCCTTTCTCTGTTCAATACTGGAGGCGGCCTTGCTCAGTTTTACCCCTTCTTTCATTAAAATCAAAAGGAAGGAGGGAAAAGGCTATGCACAAACCTTAGCCAATTTCAAAAAAGACATTGATAAGCCCTTAATTGCCATTCTTACCTTAAATACGATTGCGCATACCGTAGGAGCCATTTTAGTAGGCGTGCAGGCCGAGAAAGTATGGGGCAGCGGCAACAACGCAGTAGGAATCGTTTCTGCAGTAATGACGCTGCTGATTCTGATTGTCTCAGAAATTATACCGAAAACCATTGGAGCCACCTACTGGAAATCGCTGGGCGGATTTACGGCTACCTTTTTAAATATTATACTCTTCCCTTTAAAATACACCGGGATACTGTGGATTTTGATGCTCACTACCCGACTGATTGGAAAAAGTGCTCACGTCAGTACCATGAGCCGGGAAGAATTTATGGCACTTACTGATGCCGCTGAAGAAGATGGCGTTTTTGAAGAAAACGAGACCTTGGTCATCAAAAACTTGATGGTCTTTAAGTCTGTTAAAGCCAAAGATGTGATGACCCCTTTTCCGGTGGTCACCCTGGAAGATGAAACCACAACGCTAGACGCCTTTCACGAGCAGAATAAAAATCTAAAATTTTCCCGTATCCCAATTTACAGTGGGAAGTCGCACAATGTAACCGGCTTCGTACTCAAAGACGATATTCTGGAAGAAATTGTAGAGGAAAAAGGAGACCGCCCGCTAAGTGATATCAGACGAGAAATCTTAGTGATAGATGCACAGAAACCCATCCCGGAATTGTTTGAGACATTTGTTCAAAAGCGCGGTCATATCGCTTTGGTCGTTGATGAATTTGGGAACACAATCGGGGTGGTAACCATGGAAGACATTATCGAGACTCTGCTTGGTTTGGAAATCATGGATGAGAGCGATACGGTAGAAGATATGCAACAGCAGGCTCGAAAAAATTGGGAACGTCGTGCCAAACGCATGGGAATAGATTTAGAAGAGGCCGAACAAAGCAATGACGGATAA
- a CDS encoding methylated-DNA--[protein]-cysteine S-methyltransferase encodes MTDNQVSAIVDSPLGKVLLEGHAEGLTKVQFVAGNSAPTSALPEELQDGAIQLQEYFKGERRQFDLLLAPDGTDFQKQIWDLLQHIPYGKTESYLTLSKRYGDEKAIRAIAAANGRNPLAIVIPCHRVIGSDGSLTGYAGGLSRKQWLLDHESPAQQMRLF; translated from the coding sequence ATGACGGATAATCAGGTTTCAGCCATTGTCGATAGTCCATTGGGCAAAGTTCTTTTAGAGGGCCATGCTGAAGGCCTGACCAAAGTTCAATTCGTGGCGGGTAATAGTGCGCCAACCTCAGCCCTTCCTGAGGAACTTCAAGACGGCGCCATTCAATTACAAGAGTATTTTAAAGGAGAGCGCAGACAATTCGATCTACTCCTAGCCCCCGATGGAACAGACTTTCAAAAGCAAATTTGGGACTTACTCCAACACATTCCCTATGGCAAAACAGAGTCTTATTTAACCCTCTCCAAACGGTATGGAGATGAAAAAGCCATTCGGGCCATCGCCGCTGCCAACGGTCGAAATCCCCTCGCCATTGTCATCCCCTGCCATCGCGTAATAGGCAGCGACGGATCACTCACAGGCTATGCCGGTGGGCTTTCGCGAAAGCAATGGTTGCTAGACCATGAGTCTCCGGCACAACAAATGCGGTTGTTTTAA
- a CDS encoding 3'-5' exonuclease, translating into MVSRLNLEHILFLDIETVPQQKRFEDLDEESQQLFADKTSYLRKEEISPEDYYERAGIWAEFGKIICISVGYFKGSGDRRQFRTTSFHGDESKLLKDFKSLLETHFNRPQHLLCAHNGKEFDFPYIARRMIIQGISLPTKLNLFGKKPWEVPHLDTLDLWKFGDYKHYTSLRLLTKVLGIPSPKTDIDGCQVRQVYYEEQDIDRIILYCERDTVAVAQVLLKLRNEELLHDNELLSV; encoded by the coding sequence ATGGTGAGTAGACTCAATCTGGAGCACATCCTTTTTTTAGATATTGAAACGGTACCCCAACAGAAGCGATTTGAAGATCTTGACGAGGAGTCGCAACAGTTATTTGCCGACAAGACCAGCTATTTACGAAAAGAGGAGATCAGTCCCGAAGACTATTACGAGCGAGCGGGCATCTGGGCTGAATTTGGCAAAATCATCTGTATCTCGGTGGGCTATTTCAAGGGTAGTGGAGACCGGAGACAATTTAGAACTACTTCCTTTCACGGTGACGAATCCAAACTTCTGAAGGATTTTAAATCGCTTTTGGAAACTCATTTCAACCGGCCGCAGCACTTGCTATGCGCCCATAATGGAAAAGAATTTGACTTTCCTTATATCGCAAGACGAATGATCATTCAGGGCATCAGTTTACCCACTAAGCTAAATCTGTTTGGAAAAAAACCCTGGGAAGTACCTCATCTGGACACCTTAGACCTCTGGAAATTCGGTGACTATAAGCACTATACTTCGTTACGATTATTGACCAAAGTCTTAGGCATTCCCTCTCCCAAGACCGATATAGACGGCTGTCAGGTGCGTCAGGTCTATTATGAGGAGCAGGACATTGACCGTATCATTCTTTATTGTGAGCGGGATACGGTGGCCGTAGCCCAGGTGCTCTTAAAGCTGCGCAATGAAGAATTATTGCACGACAACGAACTGCTTTCTGTATAA
- a CDS encoding M4 family metallopeptidase: MKKNYKSIFFFSLMVLGALAAQAQDKPALKETEKINPQYNGLFKFDSQMQKSAASGAAVLRTHFNLAEGNDFQAIQADRDKQGFTHQKMQQYYKGVPVEFAKPTVHEKNGELLSVSGEFYAIDDLSVSPKISRTQAFSRAISNTGAQSYLWEDQGASKELGYEKPKGELVVLPVYDRDEVSMKLAYKFEIFTIKPLGGGDLYIDAQNGQALFFNNRVLHADNKGHDGRAFAKATPSKVMVKEAYEEFAAGTAATRYSGSQTIETTLSGGNYILSDPSRKVYTRNANNQAPGNSSLPYINNYTEFTDADNNWTAAEFNNAAKDNAALDAHWGAMNTYDYFLQKHGRSSYDGNGSQLRSYVHVDQNYDNAFWYFNVMSYGDGSSNGQEGNGFFDALTSIDVAAHEIGHGVTQFTSNLAYQRESGAMNEGFSDIWGAAVEHFAKGKGSDTNPDAAIWLIGDEIDRRTGSAALRSMSDPKSLGQPDTYGGTYWINPNCGTPTRTNDYCGVHTNSGVLNYWFYLTAVGGSGSNDVGDNYSVTGIGMEKAAQISYRMTTLYLSANSTFANARSAAINSAIELYGAGGPEEEAVTNAFYAVNVGEAYGGGNPGGPNYCTSQGNNVNDEYIGRVQIGSIDNTSGATGGYTDYTAISTTLEKGATATITITPTWTGTVYSEGYAVWIDYNQNGSFTDSGELVFSQAATTATSVSGNFTVPAAAVDGDTRMRVSMKYNGIPTSCETFTYGEVEDYTITIGASAPDTEAPTAPGSLTASNITQTTATLSWTASTDNVGVTGYDVYTAAGALLGTVTGTSANLTGLTASTSYSYYVVAQDAAGNTSAQSNTVTFTTEAENTADTEAPTAPGSLTASNITDTTVDLSWTASTDNVGVTGYDVYADGALLGTVTGTAANVTGLAPGTSYSYYVVAKDAAGNQSAASNTVNVTTTGGGGGGGPTSDQLIASYFETGWDGWLDGGSDCYRYAGTRSAEGTYSIRIRDNSGNASSMTTAAGYDLTGYDNVEITFSFYAYSMENGEDFWVRYNDGSGWQTVAAYARGSSFNNNTFYTATVNLSSANYNFTNNAKFRFQCDASANGDQIYIDEVVITASSGGAGFAPENSLVELGGFQSFAGDTAESATFEGDFLVFPNPARNFTDIRLALDLEEEATEVMVQVFDLQGRAVISKSYGERTDEQFAERLNVAQLAPGVYFIKVSAANGMQETHKLVKQ; this comes from the coding sequence ATGAAGAAAAATTACAAAAGCATTTTTTTCTTTTCTTTAATGGTTTTAGGCGCCTTGGCTGCACAAGCTCAGGACAAGCCCGCTTTAAAGGAAACGGAAAAAATTAATCCCCAGTACAATGGGCTGTTCAAATTTGACAGCCAAATGCAGAAATCAGCAGCCAGTGGGGCAGCAGTGTTACGGACGCATTTCAATCTGGCAGAAGGCAATGATTTTCAGGCTATTCAGGCTGATCGAGACAAGCAAGGCTTTACACATCAAAAAATGCAGCAGTATTATAAAGGTGTACCAGTAGAATTTGCTAAACCTACCGTACACGAGAAGAACGGTGAATTACTTTCCGTTAGCGGAGAGTTTTATGCTATCGATGATCTTAGTGTAAGCCCGAAAATCAGCAGAACCCAGGCTTTTTCCCGTGCCATTTCCAATACCGGAGCCCAGTCTTACCTTTGGGAAGATCAGGGAGCCTCTAAGGAACTGGGGTATGAAAAACCTAAAGGAGAGCTGGTGGTTTTACCGGTTTACGATCGCGACGAAGTGTCGATGAAACTGGCCTACAAATTCGAGATATTTACCATCAAGCCTCTGGGCGGTGGTGATTTGTACATCGATGCACAGAACGGCCAGGCCTTGTTCTTCAACAACCGTGTGCTTCATGCCGATAACAAAGGTCATGATGGACGTGCTTTCGCGAAAGCGACACCTTCCAAAGTAATGGTTAAAGAAGCCTACGAAGAATTTGCTGCGGGAACAGCAGCTACCCGTTACAGCGGGAGTCAAACCATCGAGACTACCTTAAGCGGCGGAAATTATATTCTTTCTGATCCCTCGCGCAAAGTGTATACACGAAACGCAAACAATCAGGCGCCCGGGAATTCTTCTCTGCCTTACATTAATAATTATACAGAGTTCACTGACGCAGACAACAATTGGACGGCTGCAGAATTCAATAACGCCGCCAAAGATAATGCTGCCTTAGACGCACATTGGGGCGCGATGAACACCTATGATTACTTTTTACAAAAGCACGGTCGTAGCAGCTATGACGGAAATGGCTCTCAGTTAAGAAGCTACGTCCATGTCGATCAGAACTACGATAATGCATTCTGGTATTTTAACGTGATGTCCTATGGTGACGGATCCTCCAACGGTCAGGAAGGCAACGGTTTCTTTGACGCCTTGACCAGTATTGATGTGGCCGCCCATGAAATTGGACATGGGGTAACCCAGTTCACTTCTAATCTGGCCTATCAAAGAGAATCAGGAGCCATGAATGAAGGCTTTTCTGATATCTGGGGTGCTGCAGTGGAGCATTTTGCCAAAGGGAAAGGTAGTGATACCAATCCAGATGCAGCCATTTGGTTGATTGGAGATGAGATTGACCGCAGAACAGGATCCGCTGCGCTGCGTTCCATGAGCGATCCTAAGTCTTTGGGACAGCCCGACACCTATGGAGGAACCTATTGGATCAACCCCAATTGTGGGACACCAACCCGTACCAATGATTATTGTGGAGTTCACACCAATTCAGGAGTACTTAATTACTGGTTTTATTTGACTGCAGTTGGTGGTTCCGGATCCAACGACGTAGGGGACAATTACAGCGTTACCGGGATTGGGATGGAAAAGGCCGCTCAGATTTCTTATCGCATGACCACCCTCTACCTTTCCGCTAATAGTACTTTTGCCAACGCGCGTAGCGCAGCCATCAACTCGGCTATTGAACTTTACGGTGCCGGTGGCCCGGAAGAGGAAGCCGTGACCAATGCCTTCTACGCCGTGAATGTAGGCGAGGCTTATGGAGGAGGCAACCCTGGAGGACCCAATTACTGTACTTCACAAGGGAATAATGTGAATGATGAATATATTGGACGCGTTCAAATAGGCTCCATTGACAATACCTCAGGCGCTACTGGTGGATATACCGATTATACAGCGATCAGCACGACTTTAGAAAAAGGAGCAACCGCAACAATTACCATCACTCCAACCTGGACAGGTACAGTGTATTCTGAAGGCTATGCGGTCTGGATTGATTACAATCAAAATGGAAGCTTCACCGATAGCGGAGAATTGGTATTTAGCCAGGCAGCGACTACGGCCACTTCGGTAAGCGGAAACTTTACGGTACCTGCCGCTGCGGTAGATGGCGATACCCGTATGCGTGTGTCCATGAAGTACAATGGTATTCCAACTTCTTGTGAAACCTTTACCTACGGGGAAGTAGAAGACTATACCATTACTATTGGGGCTTCGGCTCCGGATACGGAAGCACCAACCGCTCCCGGATCATTGACAGCTTCTAACATCACTCAGACCACTGCGACATTAAGCTGGACCGCCTCTACAGACAATGTGGGAGTTACGGGCTACGATGTGTATACGGCAGCCGGAGCTTTATTAGGTACGGTAACCGGTACGTCAGCCAATTTAACCGGCTTGACGGCAAGCACCAGTTATTCCTATTATGTGGTAGCTCAAGACGCAGCCGGGAATACGTCGGCGCAGAGTAACACGGTGACCTTTACCACGGAGGCAGAAAACACAGCCGATACCGAGGCACCAACAGCTCCGGGAAGTTTAACGGCTTCTAATATTACTGATACTACTGTAGATCTTTCCTGGACTGCTTCTACTGATAATGTAGGCGTCACCGGTTACGATGTGTATGCTGATGGAGCTCTATTAGGTACCGTAACGGGTACGGCAGCCAATGTGACCGGCTTAGCGCCTGGAACGAGTTATTCGTACTATGTGGTGGCCAAAGATGCTGCTGGAAATCAATCGGCAGCAAGCAACACCGTAAATGTGACCACTACCGGTGGTGGTGGTGGTGGAGGGCCTACCAGTGATCAGCTTATCGCCAGTTATTTTGAAACCGGCTGGGACGGATGGTTAGATGGTGGAAGCGATTGTTACCGCTATGCCGGAACACGTTCTGCTGAGGGCACCTATTCCATTCGCATCCGCGATAATTCAGGAAATGCTTCTTCCATGACCACTGCAGCTGGCTACGACTTAACCGGCTACGATAATGTGGAGATCACCTTCTCTTTTTATGCCTATAGTATGGAGAATGGAGAAGACTTTTGGGTACGCTATAACGATGGTTCTGGATGGCAAACCGTTGCCGCTTATGCTAGAGGGTCTAGCTTCAACAATAACACCTTTTATACGGCTACCGTCAACCTGAGCAGCGCGAATTACAACTTCACCAATAATGCGAAGTTCAGATTCCAGTGTGATGCTTCTGCCAATGGAGATCAAATATACATTGATGAGGTGGTGATTACAGCGAGTTCTGGTGGAGCCGGTTTTGCACCGGAGAACAGCCTGGTTGAACTTGGAGGGTTCCAGTCTTTTGCTGGAGATACTGCTGAAAGCGCAACATTTGAAGGAGACTTTTTAGTATTCCCGAATCCTGCGCGCAACTTCACCGACATTCGTCTCGCCTTAGACCTGGAAGAGGAAGCTACTGAAGTTATGGTTCAGGTTTTCGACCTGCAAGGAAGAGCGGTAATCAGCAAATCTTACGGTGAGCGGACCGATGAGCAATTTGCAGAACGTTTGAATGTAGCCCAACTAGCACCAGGCGTATACTTCATTAAGGTTAGCGCGGCTAATGGCATGCAGGAGACCCATAAGCTAGTTAAGCAATAG